The Aspergillus oryzae RIB40 DNA, chromosome 5 genome segment CGTAAAAAGGTCActaagagaaaagaaaacgcaGTTGACGAAGGTATATAAGGTGTGCGGTATTTCAACAGTGAAAAGAAATTTGTTAAGGAGAGACACAGTGAAGCAAATGGGAAAGGGAGCGATAATCGAACTGTTACCAGACCCGTCAGATTAGTATTGTTGTAAAATTCTTcaggctgctgctgctgctgctgccgtTGCCGCTGCCGCTCCTGGCACAGTCTCTGATTCGAGTTTCTTGCGAGCGACTAGAACGCTTTTTAGGGACCCTAACCACTTTGCAAGGGATTCTTCGTTGTCTGTGCATAGACGATATGATTTTTCCTCTGCGATGACTTGTAGACAGTAGAGTTTTGACCGAGATATTGGGTCAATTTCTGCGGCGTCGAATACCTGGTCCATGGGAAGGATCTTGACTGCGGAATACTCCTGTGGAAGATAGCCAGTCAGTTATCTTCTAACACGCCCAGTACGGCAGAAAAGAACCTGAAATATAGCAAAGGTTGGTTGGATGGAATCTCCATACCTGTTCATCCTTATAGAAGCCAAGGCTCTTTGGACGCAAGACAACCCATAGTCGTTTCCATTGGCGCACGCCTCCTTTAATGCGAAGACATTGAAGATAGCCATTACAGATAACTCTCTCCGGGTCACGCCGAGCACCTGATTCCTGGGTCCGATCCGTATCGCGCGCAGAAGCGGGCTGTGCACTCGCCGGAGTAGACACAGATAAGTTAGGAAttgttgaagttcttgaaaCGGGGCGAACACTGGAGTTGCTCGCTGGTCCATCGGACCATTCTGAGTAAGACGTAATGTCATGTCCCGAGAAATTTTGGTGGGCAGTGAGACGTCCTCCAGGAGAGCTTGCTCGTCCAAATTCAGGCGAGCTGGCCCTTGCTATATGCTCAACATCCGAGAAATCAGTGGTATCATCGATCTGCTGCTTGCTCGTCGCTGTattatttcctttcatggAAAGGGCCAGAAAcgcctcctcttcctcgtccatgcGGGTTTCGGCACGAATGCGCTCGATCCAATCCTGCGCATCTTTTTCCGACAGAGCCTGGAAGCGATAGTTCTTCGAAGGGGAGAATATGCCAAAAACGTGCTGGCGATTTGACCGAGGAGATTTAACGGGTGCGATCGCGGTTACTTCTGATAGAGTAATGGATAGCCGCAACCTTGTTGCTTCCTCATCTTTGTAGACTGATAACAGATTCGGGCGGAGAACGAGATAGGCTTGTTTCCAGGAGGCCCTGAATGCCTAAACAACCAGAGTCAGCGGTGGATTGCAAGATAGATGGGGAACGAGGCTGACATGTTTATGTTTAACCCGACGATGCACCTTCCCAGTTTTCAAGACGCGATCGAATTCGAAGCTCCCGTTTTCATTGACTGGTGAAAATGTATCTAGGTTGACATGTCCATTCCGATGGACGGTCGGGGACCGGAGTAGAGTCGACTGCTTGACGGTACCGTCAGGAAAATGAATCGCTGGGGCTTTGACATGCCCCTCCGAGGTCGATGGGCACGAGCTTGTCAACGGCTGGTGCATCATATCGAAGAAGGGTTTTTTATCGGGGGCGGGATATAAGAATCAAGTACGATAAGCGCAGCTCAGGTTTATCGACGAAGTTATAGTAACGGTAATAGTTGCAGCGCGCATATATCGACACATCTGGACAAACTAGAGAGAGTAAGCCTCCATATATAGCAAATGGGGGAGGCCAACACAGGCAGAAAGTATAGTAAGAGAAGAGGGCGGGTAGCAAATCATAATGATCTTACAGTATAAGTCAAGGGGTCAAGTAGGTTACCAACAGGACATGATGGAGAGGCTGTGTCAAGAGCAGCGCCGAACGGAAAGACAAACTAAATGTGGtaggagaaaagagaagagaaacggaGAGCGTATGGATGGACGAAGACATAGAATTTCCCCGACCGAAAGTGCTTCAGCAAGCGCCCGTTACTCGATGCGCTGCAGAGTGATTGAtgtctggtggtggttgagaCGATTGGAGACTTGGGACTGTTTTTTTAGTTGTCGCACAGGGGCGCATGGACGTTTCAAAGGTAATCTTAGCAAAGTAAGGGCGGTGGATGATTGTCGCAGCTGCTGTTTCATCCGTCAATcaatttatttctttttttttttttttctctttttacttGCTGGTCATCAGCGGCCATTCCTCCCCCACGTGATGGAATCCCGTTTTCAGGACAGTACAGAAAGTataagagaagagatattcCCGTCTATTGAACCATATCTCCATAGCCTTgttgggaagaaagaaaagaaaagagaaaaaaaaaataccaCTTTTACAACAAGTACAGTATAGTTAACTGGCCCACAGTAGTTAATCCAAGTCTAGTCTACTCGCTTGTGAACTTACATAACTATCACCAAGCTAGTTAAGCAATAGTCTAACGTTGAACCAAACGGACTAGACTTTCGGTGCATTGATTCTCCTTTTACCCCTTTCTCTAGTGTGAGAGACCGATAGCCGGACGATATTTGCCGATTTGCCGGCACGAGGATTGGTCTCCCTTTGGATCCATGGATGGAATACTCCGTAAATAGCTACTCAATATTAATTGGTCATCGACCTTGAGGAACCATCGTCGGTTGCAGTGCATGGATACgaaccccccccccccctcttgtccttctcagGAAAGAATGACCCAAATTAAAGAGACCAAGAACATGGTAGGACTGATGACCATGCAGCTTAGGTAGAAGATTGGGGGCTGTTGACATACTTGATCATTCGACAATATCTCACCTTTCTAATCTGACGGGCAATATGAATCGATTGCCTGGCGTAGGTTGCTCAACATCATTTCGCCATTATAACTCAAGTCCGCGCATTCACCTTACCAGTGTCAAGACATACTACCAAGTATTGAGGACTCCCGCTTCCCAGGAGTTAGATAGGATCTTACCTTCACCGGGAGACCAACACACCATCCAATCCAAGGGCAAGCATAGAGTTGCAGCAGACTCCTGTTGGAGACCATTCCCATAGTAGAAGATTACAAGCAACAGGTCCCTTTTCCGCGTGGACTCTCAGGGGCGGACTGAAACGAAAACTACTTCGTGTGCATCGAACCAGTCTAGGAACTGAATCCCCAGGTTCCTCACGGAGATTTCGGTATGCGAATGCTGGCTTTTTGTTGAACTGGCGATGGACGGAGTTAGTCCGCCTTGATCTTAGGTAATGATAAGTAGGGCCCATGTCCAAGATGAGTGAGTTCTTTAAGGTTAAGCTCTATTCGAGCCCCAAGGGCTCTTCAAACCAACGAAGACTGGCGAATTGGTGAAGAACGGACCAAGGAAATGATGAGATATGTTcttttactccgtagtactATGACAGTGGGGTTCAATTTGGAAACGCCTGGTCACGCCCGCCATACATTCATTATATTGGACAACCAATGATCATCCGTAAGACAAAAGATAACGAGTCATGTGTCACAGGGCTTCGATATCTAAGCGGTcgatactactagtagatgGATGAAAGCAGGGTCGTACTGTACAGTACTACTTACTGGGTAACATATCCCCTGCATGGCTTGCACAAAGCAATCAAATAACTAAAATACTCACAGAGGAAGTACTGGTAGAGAACTTAAGAACTTGACGGGTTGAGCACACAGCAAAAAGCTCTAGATAGTATCGAGCATACCGGGCCGACACAACTTGCTATTTTGAGCCTGAATGTCCGAAGGGTCAAGAGCGGTAAGCTCCAAGCACTCTGTAATATGTATGCATGTTTCGTGTACCTACaggtagtagtagtagtagggTATTGCGGAATATCTTGTTGGTCGCATACATACACGGGACGTACGTACATAAAGTCGATGCACCTGGACCGACACTTACAAGCAGAGCTCCATTGATCCAATCACAGCCAAGGTGAAGTGGATTCTGCACGATGGCTATCGTAATACAGCTGTTATTTGATGTAATGCAAGGATGAGATGATCAATGACATTTGAGTCTAGATGCGACAGTCTATGAGAAGTCATATAGATTGTGCCATATCGGTGCAAGAATTATCATCTCAACTGTATCAGTGTATGTACATCGGTTGTCGAACGGGCTAAAAGGCCACATTGTCAGATCCCTTTTAGTGCCAAGAGGGTCACGTGGAGACCGGTGGAGCTTCAGGGTTCTGGATGCATAAAATACCGGTCCACGGTACGATGGTATGACAAGTACCCCTTTACAACACCTTACGCTCTGCCATGTGTACCGCACCGATACTAGTACATAATATGAGTCCTAGGTACCAGACAGATGGGTATAGGAGAATTTAGGTCAAATACTACATATCCCACAATAGTTTGTATTAATGCCTGTCATGTCGTATGTAAGTTGCTTCAATTCATTGTTTAGCTGCTACGGAGTAAAGCTATTCAAAATatgaggctgctgctatcACAACCTAGTTTCGTCTGCAACTTCTATGGTTATGAAGGCTGGCATGCACTGGGGTAACCTTCTACGACAGACAGCGTATGTCAAATCTCAAGGCTGGGGTGATGGTGAAAGGATAATTTTACGtgatttctctttcacaacTCCACCCGGCAATCAGGTAGATTCCTCTT includes the following:
- a CDS encoding PH domain-containing protein (predicted protein) codes for the protein MMHQPLTSSCPSTSEGHVKAPAIHFPDGTVKQSTLLRSPTVHRNGHVNLDTFSPVNENGSFEFDRVLKTGKVHRRVKHKHAFRASWKQAYLVLRPNLLSVYKDEEATRLRLSITLSEVTAIAPVKSPRSNRQHVFGIFSPSKNYRFQALSEKDAQDWIERIRAETRMDEEEEAFLALSMKGNNTATSKQQIDDTTDFSDVEHIARASSPEFGRASSPGGRLTAHQNFSGHDITSYSEWSDGPASNSSVRPVSRTSTIPNLSVSTPASAQPASARDTDRTQESGARRDPERVICNGYLQCLRIKGGVRQWKRLWVVLRPKSLGFYKDEQEYSAVKILPMDQVFDAAEIDPISRSKLYCLQVIAEEKSYRLCTDNEESLAKWLGSLKSVLVARKKLESETVPGAAAATAAAAAAA